A single region of the Marinobacter salinisoli genome encodes:
- a CDS encoding BolA family protein, producing MKIQNSIETKLKQAFSAQVLQVENESHKHSVPPNSETHFKVTLVCPDFEGQMKVKRHQAIYQVLAEELAGEVHALALHLYSPAEWQAAGQAAPDSPNCLGGSKKDPAMASRADQGESV from the coding sequence ATGAAAATCCAGAATTCCATTGAGACGAAACTAAAGCAGGCGTTCAGCGCCCAAGTCTTGCAGGTGGAAAATGAAAGCCACAAGCACAGCGTGCCGCCCAATTCGGAGACGCACTTCAAGGTCACGCTCGTTTGCCCTGACTTTGAGGGCCAGATGAAAGTGAAACGTCACCAGGCTATTTACCAAGTACTGGCCGAGGAGTTGGCGGGAGAGGTCCATGCGCTGGCGCTGCACCTGTATTCACCGGCAGAGTGGCAAGCCGCAGGTCAGGCCGCCCCAGACTCGCCCAATTGTCTGGGAGGTTCCAAAAAGGACCCTGCGATGGCGTCCCGGGCTGATCAGGGGGAAAGCGTATGA
- a CDS encoding L-threonylcarbamoyladenylate synthase, with product MSQFFQIHPETPQKRLINQAVEILRRGGVVVYPTDSAYAVGCHLGDKQAADRIKRLRKLDDKHNFTLVCRDLSDIGVYAKVDNTQYRLLKNFTPGPYTFILDATGEVPRRLLHPKRRSVGVRVPDNAIVQALLGELGEPIMSSTLILPGETEPMTDPYDIRETLEHELDLIIDGGFCGMEATTVVDFTGDAPVVTRVGKGDPSPFEI from the coding sequence ATGAGTCAGTTTTTTCAGATTCATCCTGAGACGCCCCAGAAGCGGCTGATCAACCAGGCGGTGGAAATTCTTCGCCGCGGCGGCGTTGTCGTCTATCCGACCGATTCCGCCTATGCAGTTGGATGCCATCTGGGCGACAAACAAGCGGCGGATCGCATCAAACGCCTGCGGAAGCTGGATGACAAACACAACTTCACGCTGGTTTGCCGGGATCTGTCGGATATCGGCGTGTACGCCAAGGTGGATAACACCCAGTATCGGTTGCTCAAGAACTTCACCCCGGGGCCGTACACTTTCATTCTGGATGCCACCGGAGAGGTGCCGCGGCGCTTGCTGCATCCCAAACGTCGTTCCGTCGGGGTCCGGGTTCCGGATAACGCTATCGTTCAGGCGTTACTGGGGGAGTTGGGTGAACCGATTATGAGCAGCACGCTGATCCTGCCGGGCGAAACCGAGCCGATGACGGATCCCTACGACATTCGTGAGACTTTGGAGCATGAGCTCGATCTGATTATCGATGGCGGGTTCTGCGGCATGGAAGCGACGACCGTGGTCGACTTTACGGGAGATGCTCCGGTCGTTACGAGGGTCGGCAAGGGCGATCCATCTCCCTTTGAAATCTAG
- a CDS encoding MBL fold metallo-hydrolase, translating to MKYRIVPVTPFQQNCSLLWCEDTRKAAVVDPGGDLERIRAAIEEEGLTVETILLTHAHIDHAGGTAELARALGISIVGPHEGDNFWIVGLPQQAQMFGFPAPESFTPDRWLHEGDQVTIGNQTLEVLHCPGHTPGHVVFYHAPSQLAIVGDVLFQGSIGRTDFPKGDHATLVRSIQEKLFPLGDEVAFIPGHGPMSTFGQERKTNPFVSDHRG from the coding sequence ATGAAATACCGCATTGTTCCTGTCACCCCATTTCAGCAAAACTGCTCCCTGCTCTGGTGCGAGGACACCAGAAAAGCGGCCGTGGTAGATCCTGGCGGTGATCTGGAGCGTATCCGGGCGGCGATTGAGGAGGAAGGGCTTACCGTTGAGACGATCCTGTTGACCCACGCCCACATTGATCATGCCGGCGGTACCGCCGAACTGGCAAGGGCACTGGGCATTTCCATCGTCGGGCCTCATGAGGGCGACAACTTCTGGATCGTTGGCTTGCCACAACAGGCGCAGATGTTTGGCTTTCCAGCGCCGGAATCCTTCACCCCCGACCGCTGGTTGCATGAAGGCGATCAGGTCACCATCGGCAACCAGACGCTTGAGGTGCTCCATTGCCCCGGGCACACGCCTGGCCACGTTGTCTTCTACCACGCACCCAGCCAGCTCGCTATCGTGGGCGACGTGCTGTTCCAGGGCTCCATTGGCAGAACAGATTTCCCCAAGGGCGACCACGCCACTCTGGTTCGCTCTATTCAGGAAAAGCTGTTCCCTCTGGGCGATGAAGTCGCCTTCATTCCCGGCCATGGCCCTATGTCCACCTTTGGACAGGAGCGCAAAACCAATCCGTTTGTCTCTGACCATCGAGGCTAA
- a CDS encoding AEC family transporter, which yields MPVMVQALVPVFALIMLGHLFRRLEFPSVDFWPQAERFTYYVLFPAMLVFKLGQAKLPPSAYADIAMIIIAMLLSMTAMLAVAQWFWRWSGPVFSSVYQGAIRFNSYVGLAAGGMLLGDEGLSLTAIAVAVMVPLLNLMCILMFSLVATEGSVRLRPVLKAIATNPLIVGSVLGVLWSFFQIGFHPLLAGILSPLSNLALPMGLMTVGAGLQLKALRGGTTPFLVASVLKLLAFPLMTAGLALALGLEGTLVQVVVLLASLPTATSAYILARQLGGDAPLMAGIISGQTLLAMASIPLMLGILW from the coding sequence ATGCCAGTCATGGTTCAGGCCCTGGTGCCTGTATTCGCGTTGATCATGTTGGGGCACCTGTTCCGGCGCCTTGAATTTCCCAGCGTGGATTTCTGGCCGCAGGCCGAGCGTTTTACCTATTACGTGCTGTTCCCGGCCATGCTGGTGTTTAAGCTTGGGCAAGCAAAGCTGCCGCCATCGGCTTATGCCGACATAGCAATGATCATCATCGCTATGCTGCTGTCCATGACCGCCATGTTGGCCGTCGCCCAGTGGTTCTGGCGCTGGAGTGGTCCTGTTTTTTCATCGGTGTATCAGGGGGCGATTCGCTTCAATTCCTACGTGGGGTTGGCGGCCGGGGGCATGTTGCTGGGTGATGAGGGGCTGTCACTGACCGCAATCGCCGTCGCGGTCATGGTGCCGTTGCTAAATCTGATGTGCATCCTGATGTTTTCGCTGGTGGCCACCGAGGGATCGGTGCGTTTGCGGCCGGTACTGAAGGCCATAGCGACCAATCCATTAATTGTCGGATCGGTGCTCGGCGTGCTCTGGAGTTTTTTTCAGATTGGCTTTCATCCCTTGCTAGCCGGCATCTTGTCGCCACTGAGTAATCTGGCTCTGCCGATGGGATTGATGACCGTAGGCGCCGGGTTGCAGTTGAAGGCGCTGCGCGGCGGCACAACGCCATTCCTGGTTGCTTCCGTCCTGAAGTTGCTGGCGTTTCCTTTGATGACAGCCGGCTTGGCACTGGCGCTCGGCCTTGAAGGAACTCTGGTGCAGGTGGTGGTGTTGCTGGCGAGCCTGCCGACCGCTACCTCGGCTTACATTCTGGCTCGCCAGCTGGGTGGGGATGCGCCGCTGATGGCGGGGATCATCAGTGGCCAAACCCTGCTGGCGATGGCGTCAATTCCCCTGATGCTCGGCATCCTTTGGTAG
- a CDS encoding zinc ABC transporter substrate-binding protein, which translates to MPQRNAFLLSAIMAFASLAIAPSHSAATEVVTSIKPLTLLVHAVAGDTVEITTLVPEGSSPHTYTMRPSQRRALESADAIFWVGPSMESFLTRLLDSEDFHGRVTALSTEEVGDDHHHGHHAEHGDGHHHEAGEDPHIWIDPALALEMAHTIRDTLANLEGMDSQRLDQNLADFEASLAETEADIQSRLAVLEGVSLFAYHDAFTRFAEHFDLDLQGVLTLNPALSPGARHIQEVQSKLEAAGNACILTEPQFNQQWWSSITDGLDVRFSSWDPLASDIEPGADGYEAFLAGIAEAAIHCLPKDAEHQGN; encoded by the coding sequence ATGCCCCAACGCAACGCTTTTCTCCTGAGCGCAATAATGGCCTTCGCCAGCCTGGCCATTGCCCCGAGCCATTCCGCAGCCACCGAAGTGGTCACCTCAATCAAGCCGCTCACCCTTCTGGTACACGCAGTAGCGGGTGACACGGTAGAGATCACAACCCTGGTTCCCGAAGGGTCCAGTCCGCACACCTATACCATGCGCCCATCACAACGGAGGGCTCTGGAGAGCGCCGATGCCATTTTCTGGGTGGGGCCGAGCATGGAAAGCTTTCTCACTCGTCTGTTAGACAGCGAAGATTTCCATGGCCGGGTAACCGCCCTGTCCACCGAAGAGGTCGGTGACGACCACCACCATGGACATCACGCCGAGCACGGGGATGGCCACCACCACGAAGCCGGAGAGGATCCGCACATCTGGATTGATCCCGCACTGGCGCTGGAAATGGCGCACACCATCCGTGACACACTGGCCAATCTCGAGGGCATGGATTCCCAGCGCCTCGATCAGAACCTGGCCGATTTCGAAGCGAGCCTGGCCGAGACCGAAGCGGACATCCAGTCGCGCCTGGCGGTTTTGGAGGGCGTCAGTCTCTTCGCCTACCACGATGCATTCACCCGGTTTGCCGAACATTTTGACCTCGACCTTCAGGGTGTACTTACACTTAACCCCGCTCTTTCGCCGGGCGCGAGGCACATTCAAGAAGTTCAATCCAAGCTTGAGGCCGCAGGCAACGCGTGCATTCTGACCGAGCCCCAATTCAATCAACAATGGTGGTCATCCATTACCGACGGGCTGGACGTGCGTTTCAGCAGCTGGGACCCCCTCGCCAGCGATATCGAGCCTGGTGCGGATGGGTATGAAGCATTCCTCGCAGGCATTGCCGAGGCCGCAATCCATTGCCTACCAAAGGATGCCGAGCATCAGGGGAATTGA
- the gltX gene encoding glutamate--tRNA ligase: MTVRTRIAPSPTGDPHVGTAYVALFNLCFARQHGGQFILRIEDTDQARSTAESEQDILTALRWLGLNWDEGPDVGGPHGPYRQSERKDMYRQYAEDLVTAGHAFYCFRTPEELDAIREERKAQGLNPGIKGDLELPDEEVKRRLDAGEAYVIRMKVPDEGVCEIQDMLRGTIEIDWAQVDCQILLKSDGMPTYHLANVVDDHLMGITHVLRGEEWINSAPKHKLLYEYFGWAMPELCHLPLLRNPDKSKLSKRKNPTSINFYERMGFLPEAVTNYLGRMGWSMPDEREKFSLDEMIENFDIQRVSLGGPVFDVEKLRWLNGQWLREELSDEQFMARMGQWWFNPDALAALIPHIKGRAEVFSDVAPMAQFMFSGMLDLTAEDFEHNKLDHAQIKRVLQFALWKLEAQRHWSKDNIFADIKFLAKAMELKMGDFMFSIFVAIAGTPNSWSVMDSMALLGPDMTRSRLRHALEVLGGVSKKETKRLEKEYAQLSAE, from the coding sequence ATGACTGTACGTACCCGAATTGCTCCGTCACCCACAGGTGATCCTCACGTTGGTACCGCCTACGTGGCCCTTTTCAACCTTTGCTTTGCGCGCCAGCACGGCGGACAGTTTATCCTGCGCATTGAGGATACCGATCAGGCGCGGAGTACCGCCGAATCGGAGCAGGATATTCTGACGGCGCTGCGTTGGCTTGGGCTGAACTGGGACGAGGGTCCGGATGTTGGCGGGCCCCACGGGCCATACCGGCAGTCAGAGCGCAAGGATATGTATCGTCAGTACGCGGAAGATCTGGTGACTGCCGGTCATGCGTTTTACTGCTTCCGGACCCCAGAGGAGTTGGACGCAATCCGGGAGGAACGCAAGGCGCAGGGGTTGAATCCGGGTATCAAGGGTGATCTCGAATTGCCCGACGAAGAGGTGAAGCGTCGTCTGGACGCCGGGGAGGCGTATGTTATTCGGATGAAGGTTCCTGATGAGGGTGTCTGCGAGATTCAGGATATGCTCCGTGGCACCATCGAGATTGATTGGGCCCAGGTGGATTGCCAGATCCTGCTGAAATCCGATGGTATGCCGACTTATCACCTCGCCAACGTGGTGGATGACCACCTGATGGGCATTACCCATGTCTTGCGTGGTGAAGAGTGGATCAACTCGGCACCCAAGCACAAGCTGCTGTATGAATACTTCGGCTGGGCGATGCCGGAGCTGTGTCACCTGCCGTTGTTGCGCAATCCAGACAAGAGCAAGTTGTCCAAGCGCAAGAACCCCACCAGCATCAACTTCTATGAGCGGATGGGGTTTCTGCCCGAAGCGGTGACCAACTATCTGGGCCGCATGGGCTGGTCGATGCCCGACGAGCGGGAAAAATTCTCGCTGGATGAGATGATCGAAAACTTCGACATTCAGCGCGTATCCCTCGGCGGGCCCGTGTTTGATGTGGAAAAGCTGCGCTGGCTGAACGGGCAGTGGCTTCGGGAAGAGCTCTCTGATGAGCAGTTCATGGCGCGTATGGGGCAGTGGTGGTTCAATCCAGATGCTCTTGCGGCGCTGATTCCTCATATCAAGGGCAGGGCGGAGGTGTTTTCCGATGTCGCACCGATGGCTCAGTTCATGTTCTCGGGCATGCTCGACCTGACTGCCGAAGACTTCGAGCACAACAAGCTGGACCACGCCCAGATCAAGCGGGTGTTGCAGTTTGCACTATGGAAGCTGGAGGCCCAGCGTCACTGGAGCAAGGACAACATTTTTGCCGACATCAAGTTCCTGGCCAAGGCCATGGAGCTGAAGATGGGGGACTTCATGTTCTCGATCTTCGTGGCCATTGCCGGTACACCCAACTCCTGGTCGGTGATGGACTCCATGGCGCTGTTGGGGCCGGACATGACCCGCTCCCGGTTGCGCCATGCGTTGGAAGTTCTGGGCGGCGTGTCCAAGAAAGAGACCAAGCGGCTGGAAAAAGAATACGCCCAATTGAGCGCCGAATAA
- a CDS encoding 6-carboxytetrahydropterin synthase: MNHLFVDNLTVIDFAYLDPVRGLVGESWIADVVLGGELDEQGMVFDFSNVKRTIKQVIDERVDHRLVIPRGYSGLSWDEDQPDTFQWLLQDGSTIVHRSPDEAVVWLSSERVLPSAVATLLENELKAVLPANVISVELNLREEVIQGAYYHYVHGLKKHLGNCQRIAHGHRSPIRIDRNGLRDEALEQRWAKLWQDIYVGSEEDVVRRHVGEDGVSYVTFEYEANQGEFELTLPEVRVYMLDTDTTVELIAAHIADELKKEFPTDSIRVKAFEGVGKGAIAAR; this comes from the coding sequence ATGAATCACCTTTTTGTCGATAACCTGACTGTCATCGATTTCGCCTACCTCGACCCCGTCCGCGGACTGGTAGGCGAGAGCTGGATTGCCGACGTCGTCCTTGGTGGCGAGCTGGATGAACAGGGGATGGTGTTTGATTTCAGCAATGTGAAGCGCACCATCAAGCAGGTCATTGATGAACGCGTCGATCATCGACTGGTCATTCCACGAGGCTACTCCGGCCTGTCCTGGGATGAGGATCAGCCCGACACCTTCCAATGGCTACTGCAGGACGGTTCAACCATCGTTCACCGCTCCCCTGACGAGGCGGTTGTCTGGCTTTCCAGCGAACGGGTGCTTCCTTCTGCCGTGGCAACACTGCTGGAGAATGAACTGAAAGCAGTACTGCCTGCCAACGTTATTTCGGTCGAGCTGAACCTGCGAGAAGAAGTTATCCAGGGTGCCTACTACCACTATGTTCACGGACTGAAGAAACACCTGGGCAACTGTCAGCGTATTGCCCACGGCCACCGCTCACCGATTCGTATCGATCGCAACGGCCTGCGCGACGAAGCCCTGGAGCAACGCTGGGCGAAGCTGTGGCAGGATATTTATGTAGGGTCGGAGGAAGATGTGGTCCGGCGGCATGTGGGCGAAGACGGCGTGTCGTACGTGACCTTCGAGTACGAAGCCAATCAGGGTGAATTCGAACTGACCCTTCCGGAAGTCCGCGTCTACATGCTCGATACCGACACAACCGTTGAGCTGATTGCTGCGCACATCGCAGACGAACTCAAGAAGGAGTTCCCGACGGACTCCATTCGAGTGAAGGCATTCGAAGGCGTGGGAAAAGGCGCTATCGCCGCCCGGTAA
- a CDS encoding nucleotidyltransferase family protein produces the protein MPGNQGTLLDRAIRLGRILSPDVRVVHGARYPLIRFRCREQPSLWVESPDWRAGLSASLQAGLESVGPAAQGVFILLADQPRLGESALHALAQAARALPRMPIAADYDGRPGVPAYLPRALWPGIMALEGDQGAGKLLAEAGATKVEIPGVHEDVDTVEDWLVLRDRLSQTGPTAR, from the coding sequence ATGCCGGGCAACCAGGGAACTCTTCTCGATAGGGCAATTCGCTTGGGCAGAATTTTGAGCCCGGATGTTCGGGTTGTTCACGGAGCCAGGTACCCGTTGATACGGTTCAGGTGTCGAGAACAGCCTTCCTTGTGGGTTGAATCCCCGGACTGGCGGGCCGGACTGTCCGCGTCGCTGCAGGCGGGGCTGGAAAGTGTGGGGCCTGCGGCGCAAGGCGTTTTTATATTGCTGGCGGATCAGCCACGACTCGGCGAGAGTGCGCTCCACGCCTTGGCACAAGCGGCCAGGGCTCTGCCCAGGATGCCTATTGCCGCCGATTACGATGGGCGCCCGGGGGTGCCTGCGTATCTGCCACGAGCCCTGTGGCCGGGCATCATGGCGCTAGAGGGAGATCAGGGCGCGGGCAAGTTGTTGGCAGAGGCGGGAGCGACAAAAGTGGAGATTCCCGGTGTCCACGAGGATGTGGACACCGTTGAAGATTGGCTCGTGCTTCGGGACAGGCTCAGCCAAACAGGCCCGACAGCCAGATGA
- a CDS encoding response regulator: MAIKNALLVDDSKVARFALSKLLESRDMEVNMAGSAEEALDYLSKSERPDVIFMDHLMPGMNGVEATKAIKGDPTTAGIPIIMCTSKKSSSFTEEAKNFGVYNILTKPPHNEGLNQVLDDLARDVTEGTLPDSPLTDPVQAANQEDEEPFNIPTNAAVDMAPKSGETDMLNGHTASSNLVPLTSDLIEQISRSAVKTHINNRLHELLSSLFDEQFDHLKRALDETRNKQEAVLDERLDAMSKMLEDRTKNLRDEIAAEVNLHVGLELKELKSELKKNSGFTSDHMAELKDHITSVQTIDTEFWQTLQSEAIQQAHEISRETAEDIAQRTIDLFIAQQRAATSRIYTIGLAVSLGIFSAGVIWLSGLFG; the protein is encoded by the coding sequence ATGGCGATCAAAAACGCGCTGCTGGTAGACGACTCCAAGGTGGCCAGGTTTGCTCTGAGCAAACTGCTTGAGAGTCGCGACATGGAAGTCAACATGGCGGGTTCGGCCGAAGAGGCACTGGACTACCTGAGCAAATCCGAGCGTCCCGATGTGATCTTCATGGATCACCTGATGCCCGGCATGAATGGCGTGGAAGCCACCAAGGCCATCAAGGGCGACCCGACAACGGCCGGCATTCCGATCATCATGTGCACCTCCAAGAAATCGTCCAGCTTCACGGAAGAAGCGAAGAACTTCGGTGTCTACAACATTCTCACCAAGCCGCCCCATAATGAGGGGCTGAACCAGGTGCTGGACGACCTGGCGCGAGACGTGACCGAGGGCACCCTGCCCGATTCGCCGCTGACTGACCCTGTCCAGGCAGCCAATCAGGAAGACGAAGAGCCTTTCAACATTCCGACCAATGCCGCCGTCGATATGGCACCAAAATCCGGTGAGACCGACATGCTGAATGGCCACACCGCGTCCTCCAACCTGGTGCCCCTGACCAGCGATCTGATCGAGCAGATCTCACGATCGGCAGTGAAGACCCATATCAACAACCGCCTGCACGAACTGCTTAGCTCCCTCTTCGACGAACAGTTCGATCACCTCAAACGCGCACTCGACGAAACCCGCAACAAGCAGGAAGCGGTCCTTGACGAGCGGTTGGATGCGATGTCCAAGATGCTTGAGGATCGGACCAAGAACCTGCGCGATGAGATTGCGGCCGAGGTCAACCTGCACGTGGGCCTGGAACTCAAAGAGCTGAAAAGCGAACTGAAGAAAAATTCCGGTTTCACATCCGATCACATGGCGGAACTGAAGGATCACATCACCAGCGTTCAAACCATTGATACCGAGTTCTGGCAAACCCTGCAGTCCGAAGCCATACAGCAGGCCCACGAAATCTCCAGAGAAACAGCGGAAGACATTGCCCAACGAACGATTGACCTGTTCATCGCGCAACAACGGGCGGCTACGTCCCGCATCTACACCATCGGGCTGGCCGTCAGCCTCGGCATCTTCAGCGCCGGCGTCATCTGGCTGTCGGGCCTGTTTGGCTGA
- a CDS encoding MORN repeat-containing protein → MVDVRPLLFANALAFMLLVTAGFASVREDTEQTITDQVPSMEATVAAVTEEARIAQWDSTVFAEAPVFAEPALEQTATVNQAPDSGSDAADESTRDTSSALSAPAPFELLPMQEEPSLLAYAEPVMAMNSGTDIAPAPETRKEPEPEPPATGKLILRSNVVGDDVTINGKHYGQTRLDLEMKPGRYAITISKPGYQDWSQTVRLEAGKEMTLIGRLKAFTNVDFRKGTWVGGVKTGDGTYQGKDGLRYEGHFINGKFHGEGTAWYPDGTRYDGQWNNGLRHGDGTWRSADGSIYSGEFAADQFNGKGTLTMASGDILTGHWQDGRLNGQGSLTTAEGMLYVGGFRSDEFHGQGALTYPDGRHYEGQFSNGTFHGTGTEVFADGKKYEGQYIDGKFHGKGLLLNPNGSSIEATFRHGEPYGQVRLTTAAGEIFTARTSEPGVCYRDKSYRATQCPKLEGW, encoded by the coding sequence ATGGTCGATGTCAGACCACTTCTGTTCGCCAACGCACTGGCTTTTATGCTTCTGGTTACCGCGGGCTTTGCCTCTGTACGTGAAGACACCGAACAGACAATCACCGACCAGGTGCCCAGCATGGAAGCAACGGTCGCGGCCGTTACCGAGGAAGCCCGGATAGCCCAGTGGGATTCAACCGTCTTTGCCGAAGCGCCCGTATTTGCCGAGCCGGCTCTGGAACAAACGGCAACCGTAAATCAGGCTCCCGACTCTGGTTCCGATGCCGCCGACGAATCCACGCGGGATACCTCATCCGCTCTCTCGGCCCCTGCTCCCTTTGAACTGCTCCCGATGCAGGAAGAGCCTTCCTTGCTGGCTTACGCCGAGCCCGTCATGGCAATGAATTCCGGTACAGATATCGCCCCGGCACCGGAAACCCGGAAAGAGCCCGAACCCGAACCTCCTGCCACGGGCAAACTGATTCTCCGCTCCAACGTGGTTGGTGATGACGTCACTATCAACGGCAAGCATTACGGCCAGACCCGACTGGACCTCGAAATGAAACCCGGCCGCTACGCCATAACCATCAGTAAGCCGGGCTACCAGGACTGGAGCCAGACCGTCAGGCTGGAAGCCGGAAAAGAAATGACGCTGATTGGCAGGCTCAAGGCGTTCACCAACGTGGACTTCCGCAAAGGCACCTGGGTTGGCGGCGTAAAAACCGGTGACGGAACCTATCAGGGCAAAGATGGGCTGCGTTACGAAGGGCACTTCATCAATGGCAAATTCCACGGCGAGGGCACGGCCTGGTATCCGGACGGCACCCGCTACGATGGCCAGTGGAATAACGGCCTGCGGCACGGTGACGGCACCTGGAGAAGCGCTGATGGTTCTATCTACAGCGGCGAGTTCGCCGCCGACCAGTTCAACGGCAAAGGCACTCTGACCATGGCCAGCGGCGACATCCTGACTGGCCACTGGCAGGACGGACGCCTGAACGGCCAGGGCTCACTGACCACCGCAGAAGGCATGCTTTACGTCGGTGGTTTCCGCAGCGACGAATTCCACGGCCAGGGCGCCCTGACCTATCCGGACGGTCGTCACTACGAGGGCCAGTTTTCCAATGGCACCTTCCACGGCACAGGCACGGAAGTGTTCGCCGATGGCAAGAAATACGAAGGCCAGTACATAGACGGAAAGTTTCACGGCAAAGGGCTGCTGCTTAATCCAAATGGCAGCTCTATTGAGGCAACTTTCCGCCACGGCGAACCCTATGGACAGGTTCGCCTGACCACGGCGGCCGGTGAGATCTTCACCGCCCGCACGTCCGAGCCCGGCGTCTGTTATCGGGACAAAAGCTATCGGGCCACTCAGTGCCCGAAATTGGAAGGCTGGTAA